The Verrucomicrobiota bacterium sequence TAAGTCCTTGAGCACCAGCCTCTTCGTATCCAGACGTTCCATTAATCTGCCCGGCTAAGAACAAGTTGCGGCAGGTTTTTGTTTCCAATGATGCGTCTAGTTGAGTCGGGAATGCAAAATCGTATTCAACGGCGTATGCTGGACGAATGATTTCTGCGGACTCACAACCAATTATTGTTCTGACCAGTTCGACTTGGACCTCAAATGGGAGAGAAGTAGAAAATCCATTAACGTAAATCTCATCCGTGGCAATACCTTCTGGCTCCAAGAAAACCTGGTGGTGCTCTTTGGTAGGAAATTTTACAATTTTATCCTCAATGGATGGACAATAACGTGGACCGACGCCCGCTATCGCACCGGAATACATGGGCGACTTGTGAAGGTTGGCACGTATAAGATCAGCCGTCGAGTTCGTGGTATGGGTGATATAACAACACAGTTGACCTTTCAATTTATCCAAGACCGAGTTTGGAGGATAGCAACCATTGACGGAACTGATTTCACCCTTCGAAGCGCCGCATTGTTCCACGTGGAACAAGTCGTTCCTCCAGTACGAGAAGAATGGTACAGGCTCATCGCCTCGTTGAATTTCTGTTTTGTCAAAATCGATTGTGCGCCGCAAGAGCCTCGGCGGAGTGCCGGTTTTTAGCCGACCAAGTTCGAGACCAATCTCCATTAGAGAGCCCGATAAGCCCATTTCAGATGACTCACCGGCCCTTCCGCCTTGTTGTTTGGCATCCCCGATATGCATCAATCCACGCAAGAATGTACCCGTTGTAACAATCACAGTCTTCCCGTGGTATTGAACTCCCAGTCTGGTCTCCACCCCGTAGACTGCTCGATGCTTGCAAAGTAAACGTGAAGTTTGACCTTGC is a genomic window containing:
- the mnmG gene encoding tRNA uridine-5-carboxymethylaminomethyl(34) synthesis enzyme MnmG produces the protein MFIYPKTYDVIVVGAGHAGIEAALSVARMGCKALLLTSNLDTIGQMSCNPAIGGLAKGHLAREIDALGGEMGKAADMTGLQFRMLNTKKGPSVWAPRAQCDKKAYQLRLKWICEKERNLDVMQGQTSRLLCKHRAVYGVETRLGVQYHGKTVIVTTGTFLRGLMHIGDAKQQGGRAGESSEMGLSGSLMEIGLELGRLKTGTPPRLLRRTIDFDKTEIQRGDEPVPFFSYWRNDLFHVEQCGASKGEISSVNGCYPPNSVLDKLKGQLCCYITHTTNSTADLIRANLHKSPMYSGAIAGVGPRYCPSIEDKIVKFPTKEHHQVFLEPEGIATDEIYVNGFSTSLPFEVQVELVRTIIGCESAEIIRPAYAVEYDFAFPTQLDASLETKTCRNLFLAGQINGTSGYEEAGAQGL